In a single window of the Campylobacter fetus subsp. testudinum 03-427 genome:
- a CDS encoding glycosyltransferase, family 1 (Pfam match to PF00534.16 Glycos_transf_1) has translation MKKILFIDTGLEYGGGTKSFLYLLGALSSKNEYKIYVYFENDYMVGDKKISSIIESYGAKFIYFEHKKRICKFKKELLRLFSKKLLDKVLYKNDLDFAIKLFNNIGTNINSSYELNKKIDINLVHLNNHFSTNLAYNEAANLLGIKVIQHLRKNSKIEDFKLSKLKKLSFLAISVSNSTYDFYANQMEISKNIVYNPVIYSGLATNQHLDNSDISIIMPANFLSLKGHSLVFDAFLGLKRDDVKLYLAGGEVDKKLIQKLQILEEQGKVKYLGFIKNMDEIYAKSDYILGFSSDEGLPRVVIEGLSAGLGVIYSDIPVIKEIYNISSNKDNFHIVKRDSASLLECLKKLKKPSSKEPDMAIISNFSLENYLCKIEKIYKDYL, from the coding sequence GTGAAAAAGATTTTATTTATAGATACCGGGCTTGAGTATGGCGGCGGAACAAAGAGTTTTTTGTATCTTTTAGGCGCTTTATCAAGCAAAAATGAGTATAAAATTTATGTATATTTTGAAAATGATTATATGGTTGGTGATAAAAAAATATCTTCCATTATAGAAAGTTATGGAGCTAAGTTCATATATTTTGAGCATAAAAAGAGGATTTGTAAATTTAAAAAAGAACTTCTTAGATTGTTTTCAAAAAAACTTTTGGATAAAGTTCTGTATAAAAATGATCTTGATTTTGCTATTAAGTTATTTAATAATATCGGTACTAATATCAATAGCAGTTATGAGTTAAATAAAAAAATAGATATAAATTTAGTTCATCTCAACAACCATTTTTCAACGAATTTGGCTTACAATGAAGCTGCAAATTTGCTTGGTATAAAAGTTATCCAGCATTTAAGAAAGAACTCAAAAATAGAAGATTTTAAGCTGTCTAAACTAAAAAAGCTTAGTTTTTTAGCTATTAGTGTTTCAAATTCAACCTATGATTTTTACGCTAATCAGATGGAAATTTCTAAAAATATCGTTTATAACCCTGTCATTTACAGCGGTCTAGCTACAAATCAACATTTAGATAATTCTGATATTTCTATCATTATGCCGGCAAATTTCTTAAGTCTTAAAGGACACAGCCTTGTTTTTGACGCTTTTTTAGGCTTAAAAAGAGATGATGTCAAGCTTTATCTTGCAGGAGGCGAAGTAGATAAAAAACTTATCCAAAAGCTTCAGATATTAGAAGAGCAAGGCAAGGTAAAATATCTTGGTTTTATAAAAAATATGGATGAAATTTATGCAAAGAGCGATTATATCCTTGGATTTTCAAGTGATGAGGGATTGCCTAGAGTTGTTATCGAAGGACTTAGCGCTGGACTTGGAGTGATATATTCTGATATCCCAGTTATAAAAGAAATTTATAATATTTCATCAAATAAAGATAATTTTCATATAGTAAAACGCGATAGCGCTTCTTTGTTAGAATGTTTAAAAAAGCTTAAAAAACCATCATCTAAAGAGCCTGATATGGCTATAATATCTAATTTTAGTTTGGAAAATTATCTTTGCAAGATAGAAAAGATTTATAAAGATTATTTATAA